The following are encoded together in the Paludisphaera mucosa genome:
- a CDS encoding NAD(P)-dependent oxidoreductase, with product MDLRIEPGKTRIGWIGTGVMGTSMCGRLLAAGYAATVFNRTPSKVEPLVAKGARAAASPAEVAATSDVVFSIVGHPRDVREVILGDRGVLSAAAAGSVLVDMTTSEPALAVEIAERALAAGVHALDAPVSGGDVGAREGRLSIMIGGEAAVAEALRPLFEAMGKTIVFQGGPGSGQHAKMVNQILIAGNMVGVCEALLYARKAGLDLETVLRSVATGAAGSWSLSNLAPRMIAGDFEPGFFVEHFLKDMGIALAEARRMGLAMPGLALAEQLYRAVAAQGRGRKGTQALVLALADLSRVPWEDRLSPDAS from the coding sequence ATGGACCTGCGCATCGAACCCGGGAAGACGCGGATCGGCTGGATCGGGACCGGAGTGATGGGGACGTCGATGTGCGGCCGGCTGCTCGCCGCCGGCTACGCGGCGACCGTCTTCAACCGGACGCCGTCGAAGGTCGAGCCCCTGGTCGCGAAGGGGGCGAGGGCGGCGGCGTCGCCGGCCGAGGTCGCCGCGACCTCGGACGTGGTCTTCTCGATCGTCGGCCACCCCCGCGACGTCCGCGAGGTGATCCTGGGGGATCGCGGCGTGCTGTCCGCGGCGGCGGCCGGCTCGGTCCTCGTCGACATGACGACCAGCGAGCCCGCCCTGGCCGTCGAGATCGCCGAGCGGGCCCTCGCGGCGGGCGTGCACGCGCTCGACGCGCCGGTCTCCGGCGGCGACGTGGGCGCCCGCGAGGGCCGGCTGTCGATCATGATCGGCGGCGAGGCCGCGGTCGCCGAGGCCCTCCGGCCCCTGTTCGAGGCCATGGGCAAGACGATCGTCTTCCAGGGCGGGCCGGGCTCGGGCCAGCACGCCAAGATGGTCAACCAGATTCTGATCGCCGGCAACATGGTGGGCGTCTGCGAGGCCCTGCTCTACGCCCGCAAGGCCGGCCTGGACCTGGAGACGGTCCTCCGCAGCGTGGCCACTGGCGCGGCCGGCTCGTGGAGCCTGAGCAACCTCGCCCCCCGCATGATCGCCGGCGATTTCGAGCCCGGCTTCTTCGTCGAGCACTTCCTCAAGGATATGGGGATCGCCCTGGCCGAGGCGCGGCGGATGGGCCTCGCCATGCCCGGCCTGGCGCTCGCCGAACAGCTCTATCGGGCCGTCGCGGCGCAGGGCCGGGGACGCAAGGGGACCCAGGCCTTGGTGCTGGCGCTGGCCGACCTCTCGCGCGTCCCGTGGGAGGACCGCTTGAGCCCGGACGCCTCCTGA
- a CDS encoding glycoside hydrolase family 43 protein: MTVLSLRTPRIAALFLALGGWLATAEAPARAQAEVGKPATFRNPIKLQGADPWLMVHDGWYHLATTTGRDVRLRRARRLEDLKTAEDRIVWREEDATRNRDLWAPEFHRLDAGAGPRWYLYFTAGDGREPSHRMYVAESAADDPMGPYAFKAKLKTDPKDEFYAIDGTVLTMPGDALYFVWCGRPSPSGQGLYISRMTDPWTLVGPRVYLDVDGLGCDVVREGPVALRRGDQGRIFLAYSTCSADTPDYKLGIASIAPDADPMKSKSWEPRIRPAFERNDASGVYGPGHNSFFKSPDGREDWIAYHAKPGKAVGYADRSTRAQKFTWDAEGTPVFGVPLGTGVDVPVPSGEPAAADESVTRRPAGPRGSAASRPAP, encoded by the coding sequence ATGACCGTCCTCTCCCTCAGGACGCCTCGGATCGCGGCCCTCTTCCTGGCCCTCGGCGGCTGGCTCGCGACCGCGGAGGCCCCGGCGCGGGCGCAGGCCGAGGTCGGGAAGCCCGCCACGTTCCGGAACCCGATCAAGCTCCAGGGGGCCGACCCCTGGCTGATGGTCCATGACGGCTGGTACCACCTGGCGACGACCACCGGCCGCGACGTCCGGCTCCGCCGGGCCCGGCGGCTGGAGGACCTCAAAACGGCCGAAGATCGGATCGTCTGGCGGGAGGAGGATGCGACCCGCAACCGCGACCTCTGGGCCCCCGAGTTCCATCGCCTCGACGCCGGCGCGGGGCCGCGCTGGTATCTGTACTTCACGGCCGGCGACGGCCGCGAGCCGAGCCACCGGATGTACGTCGCCGAGTCGGCGGCCGACGACCCGATGGGGCCGTACGCGTTCAAGGCGAAGCTCAAGACCGACCCGAAAGACGAGTTCTACGCGATCGACGGCACCGTCCTGACGATGCCCGGCGACGCGCTCTATTTCGTCTGGTGCGGCCGGCCCAGCCCCTCGGGCCAGGGGCTCTACATCAGCCGGATGACGGACCCGTGGACGCTCGTCGGGCCCCGCGTCTACCTGGACGTCGACGGCCTGGGGTGCGACGTCGTCCGCGAGGGGCCCGTCGCGCTGCGGCGCGGCGACCAGGGCCGGATCTTCCTGGCCTATTCGACCTGCTCCGCCGACACGCCCGACTACAAGCTGGGGATCGCCTCGATCGCCCCCGACGCCGACCCGATGAAGAGCAAGTCGTGGGAGCCGCGGATCCGGCCGGCCTTCGAGCGGAACGACGCCTCCGGCGTCTACGGCCCGGGCCACAACTCGTTCTTCAAGTCGCCCGACGGCCGCGAGGACTGGATCGCCTACCACGCCAAGCCGGGCAAGGCCGTGGGCTACGCGGACCGATCCACGCGCGCCCAGAAGTTCACCTGGGACGCCGAGGGCACGCCGGTTTTCGGCGTCCCGCTCGGGACCGGCGTCGACGTCCCCGTCCCGTCGGGCGAGCCGGCGGCGGCCGACGAGTCGGTCACACGTCGACCGGCTGGCCCTCGGGGATCGGCCGCTTCTCGACCAGCGCCGTGA
- a CDS encoding ABC transporter ATP-binding protein, with the protein MSAGPPQPTPAPSKGPTPAPGGEMIEFQDVCIQFRQQKVLRNLNLTIRRGETVCVIGESGCGKTVLLKLIIGLLHPTSGRILFDGEDVTRMNARAMVKLRLRFGFLFQMAALFDSLSVYDNVAFGLREHKVCDEEHVASIVAERLQDVGLPMGLERKKPAELSGGQRKRVGLARALALDPEVMLYDEPTTGLDPIMTDVINELILQTQRGGHKSGVVVTHEMRTVAKVADRVVMFFPLARTGRGQSQVIYDGPPDGLEEAADPRVRQFVKGEAGERLRELAAQNRAAGP; encoded by the coding sequence ATGAGCGCCGGCCCGCCCCAGCCGACCCCCGCGCCGTCGAAGGGCCCGACGCCGGCCCCCGGCGGCGAGATGATCGAGTTCCAGGACGTCTGCATCCAGTTCCGCCAGCAGAAGGTCCTGCGCAACCTGAACCTGACGATCCGCCGGGGCGAGACGGTCTGCGTCATCGGCGAGAGCGGCTGCGGCAAGACGGTGCTGCTGAAGCTGATCATCGGCCTGCTGCACCCCACCAGCGGCCGGATCCTCTTCGACGGCGAGGACGTGACCCGCATGAACGCGCGGGCCATGGTGAAGCTGCGGCTGCGGTTCGGCTTCCTCTTCCAGATGGCGGCCCTGTTCGACAGCCTGAGCGTCTACGACAACGTGGCGTTCGGCCTCCGCGAGCACAAGGTCTGCGACGAGGAGCACGTCGCCTCGATCGTCGCCGAGCGGCTCCAGGACGTCGGCCTCCCCATGGGCCTGGAGCGCAAGAAGCCGGCCGAGCTTTCCGGCGGCCAGCGCAAGCGCGTGGGCCTGGCGCGGGCGCTGGCCCTCGACCCCGAGGTGATGCTCTACGACGAGCCGACCACGGGCCTCGACCCGATCATGACCGACGTCATCAACGAGCTGATCCTCCAGACCCAGCGGGGCGGCCACAAGTCGGGCGTGGTCGTCACCCACGAGATGCGGACGGTGGCCAAGGTGGCCGACCGGGTCGTCATGTTCTTCCCGCTGGCGCGGACCGGCCGCGGCCAGTCGCAGGTGATCTACGACGGCCCGCCCGACGGCCTGGAGGAGGCGGCCGACCCCCGCGTCCGCCAGTTCGTCAAGGGCGAGGCCGGCGAGCGGCTCCGCGAGCTGGCGGCCCAGAATCGCGCGGCGGGGCCGTGA
- a CDS encoding glycosyltransferase family 4 protein — translation MSSPAAPATTSARPRVLIVSENISMKSGGETAMGYFYAKLFRARGVEVWLACHERVGAELKAGFPDDLDRIYLASDTPLQKTLYRISQFFPARLREMIFDQLIHYRTQMRLRKHAIDLGRRGLIDVVLEPAPITPRGLSFMYDLGVPVAIGPLCGGLDFPPAFRHLDSRLTRATFMFTRSLSNLANRLVPGKRKADVLMVANRQTASALPSGCRGRVITVIESAVDLSLWGAPQDGPAPASDGDERPRFVFSGRFADWKGIGYLVRAFELVLQKRPDCVLDLIGAGDMFEEIKGTVEGSPALRSAVNLHGWISRPEAMNIIRRADVFVMPSIRECGGAAMLEAMALGKPVVATNWAGPGIYVNDSCGIPVDPGSEEGFVRGLADAMLRLADSPELRERLSRGALARVHEMYLDWDGKADRVLEILTALVEKRPIPEGQPVDV, via the coding sequence ATGTCTTCGCCCGCCGCCCCCGCCACGACGAGCGCCCGCCCTCGCGTCCTGATCGTCTCCGAGAACATCTCGATGAAGAGCGGCGGCGAGACGGCGATGGGCTACTTCTACGCCAAGCTCTTCCGGGCCCGCGGCGTCGAGGTCTGGCTGGCCTGCCACGAGCGGGTCGGCGCCGAGCTGAAGGCCGGGTTCCCGGACGACCTCGACCGGATCTACCTGGCGAGCGACACGCCCTTGCAAAAGACCCTCTACCGCATCTCGCAGTTCTTCCCCGCCCGGCTCCGGGAGATGATCTTCGACCAGCTCATCCACTACCGCACCCAGATGCGTCTGCGCAAGCACGCGATCGACCTGGGACGCCGCGGCCTGATCGACGTGGTTTTGGAGCCCGCGCCCATCACGCCCCGCGGGCTGAGCTTCATGTACGACCTGGGCGTGCCGGTGGCGATCGGGCCGCTCTGCGGCGGCCTCGACTTCCCGCCGGCATTCCGCCACCTGGACTCCAGGCTGACGCGGGCGACCTTCATGTTCACGCGCAGCCTGTCGAACCTGGCGAACCGGCTGGTGCCGGGCAAGCGCAAGGCCGACGTCCTGATGGTCGCGAACCGGCAGACCGCCTCGGCCTTGCCGAGCGGGTGTCGGGGGCGGGTGATCACCGTGATCGAGAGCGCCGTGGACCTCTCGCTCTGGGGCGCGCCGCAGGACGGCCCAGCCCCGGCGAGCGACGGCGACGAGCGGCCGCGGTTCGTCTTCTCGGGGCGGTTCGCGGACTGGAAGGGGATCGGCTACCTGGTCCGGGCGTTCGAGCTGGTGCTCCAGAAGCGGCCCGACTGCGTCCTCGACCTGATCGGCGCCGGCGACATGTTCGAGGAGATCAAGGGGACCGTCGAGGGCTCGCCGGCGCTGCGGTCGGCCGTGAACCTGCACGGCTGGATCTCGCGGCCCGAGGCCATGAACATCATCCGCCGGGCCGACGTGTTCGTGATGCCCTCGATCCGCGAGTGCGGCGGGGCCGCGATGCTGGAGGCCATGGCGCTGGGGAAGCCGGTCGTCGCGACGAACTGGGCGGGGCCGGGCATCTACGTCAACGACAGTTGCGGCATCCCGGTCGATCCCGGCTCGGAAGAGGGCTTCGTGAGGGGCCTGGCCGACGCCATGCTGCGGCTCGCCGACTCGCCCGAGCTGCGCGAGCGACTCTCCCGCGGGGCGCTAGCGCGGGTCCACGAGATGTACCTCGACTGGGATGGCAAGGCCGACCGCGTCCTGGAGATCCTCACGGCGCTGGTCGAGAAGCGGCCGATCCCCGAGGGCCAGCCGGTCGACGTGTGA
- a CDS encoding glycine hydroxymethyltransferase, translated as MRPSLIQSYLSGKAAGDVSPAFLAYLASLETVAGVAPDVARAIVAELADQRGNIKLIASENYSSLATQLAMGNLLTDKYAEGIPHHRFYAGCDNVDAVEDLANARACELFGAEHAYAQPHSGADANMVAFWAILRARVELPAMAEILGLENAAALAPADWNKMPLEQWNKVRVALGSQRLLGMDLASGGHLTHGYRLNVSGKMFEAHGYTVDRETFLLDYDAIENQALEVRPLILLAGFSAYPRNINYRRMREIADKVGAVLMVDMAHFSGLVAGKVLTGDEDPLAFADVVTTTTHKTLRGPRGGLVLCKKEFAEHVDRGCPLVLGGPLPHVMAAKAVAFTEALRPEFKTYAAKIVENSRALAEAFVSVGLNVISGGTDNHLVLVDVASALGVTGRQAEDAVRRCGITLNRNPIPFDPNGPWYTSGLRFGTPAVTTLGMGRAEMREIAEVVHLVLTHIVPAEGKSGGKDKAKYTLDQAAEKQASDRVAKLLESYPVYPELDLAFLKAQFDAS; from the coding sequence ATGCGACCTTCCCTGATCCAGAGCTACCTGTCCGGCAAGGCCGCCGGCGACGTCTCCCCCGCGTTCCTCGCCTACCTCGCCAGCCTGGAGACGGTCGCGGGGGTCGCCCCCGACGTCGCCCGCGCGATCGTCGCGGAGCTGGCCGACCAGCGCGGCAACATCAAGCTGATCGCCAGCGAGAACTACTCGTCGCTGGCCACCCAGCTCGCCATGGGCAACCTGCTGACCGACAAGTACGCCGAGGGGATCCCGCACCACCGCTTCTACGCCGGCTGCGACAACGTCGACGCGGTCGAGGACCTGGCCAACGCCCGGGCCTGCGAGCTGTTCGGCGCCGAGCACGCCTACGCCCAGCCCCACAGCGGGGCCGACGCCAACATGGTCGCGTTCTGGGCCATCCTCCGGGCCCGCGTCGAGCTGCCCGCGATGGCCGAGATCCTCGGCCTCGAGAACGCCGCCGCGCTCGCGCCGGCCGACTGGAACAAGATGCCCCTGGAGCAGTGGAACAAGGTCCGCGTCGCCCTGGGGAGCCAGCGGCTCCTGGGGATGGACCTGGCCTCGGGCGGCCACCTCACGCACGGCTACCGCCTGAACGTCTCGGGCAAGATGTTCGAGGCCCACGGCTACACCGTCGACCGCGAGACCTTCCTGCTCGACTACGACGCCATCGAGAACCAGGCCCTCGAAGTGAGGCCGCTGATCCTGCTGGCGGGCTTCAGCGCCTATCCCCGCAACATCAACTACCGCCGGATGCGCGAGATCGCCGACAAGGTGGGCGCGGTCCTGATGGTCGACATGGCCCACTTCTCGGGCCTGGTCGCCGGCAAGGTGCTGACCGGCGACGAGGACCCGCTGGCCTTCGCCGACGTCGTGACGACCACCACCCACAAGACGCTCCGCGGCCCCCGCGGCGGGCTCGTGCTCTGCAAGAAGGAATTCGCCGAGCACGTCGACCGCGGCTGCCCGCTCGTGCTGGGCGGCCCCCTGCCCCACGTCATGGCGGCCAAGGCGGTCGCGTTCACCGAGGCCCTGCGGCCCGAGTTCAAGACCTACGCCGCCAAGATCGTCGAGAACTCCCGGGCGCTCGCCGAGGCCTTCGTGTCGGTCGGGCTCAACGTGATCTCGGGCGGGACCGACAACCACCTGGTCCTGGTCGACGTGGCCTCGGCCCTGGGAGTCACCGGCCGCCAGGCCGAGGACGCCGTCCGTCGCTGCGGGATCACTCTCAACCGCAACCCGATCCCGTTCGACCCCAACGGCCCCTGGTACACCAGCGGCCTGCGGTTCGGCACCCCCGCCGTCACCACCCTGGGCATGGGCCGGGCCGAGATGCGCGAGATCGCCGAGGTCGTCCACCTGGTCCTCACCCACATCGTCCCCGCCGAGGGCAAGTCGGGCGGCAAGGACAAGGCCAAGTACACGCTCGATCAGGCCGCCGAGAAGCAGGCCAGCGACCGCGTGGCCAAGCTCCTCGAATCGTATCCGGTCTACCCGGAACTCGACCTGGCGTTCCTCAAGGCCCAGTTCGACGCGAGCTGA
- a CDS encoding MlaE family ABC transporter permease → MAVAALNLEEDAVEGPDTAVHRLGRHVFERVAEIGDVGLFSARTLGWIFRRRPRWSVLVPIFYAIGVQSVSVVAITGTFIGMVLAVQAYHEFQMMGLATRLGSVINISLVKELGPVLAATMLAGRVGSSMAAELGTMRVTEQIDALSALGTDPIYYLAVPRFLACLLLIPLLTLMADFMGVIGGAAVCTQVMGVDSFAYWKHSRDYVEGLDILAGVLKSLFFGSAIALISCHRGFNSTAGAEGVGKAATEAFVFSFMAILFLDFVLGLLWNTAYRSIWPQASGLL, encoded by the coding sequence ATGGCCGTGGCGGCGCTGAATCTCGAAGAGGACGCGGTCGAGGGCCCGGACACCGCGGTCCATCGCCTGGGGCGGCACGTCTTCGAACGGGTCGCCGAGATCGGCGACGTCGGCCTCTTCTCGGCCCGGACGCTGGGCTGGATCTTCCGCCGCCGACCGCGCTGGTCGGTCCTGGTGCCGATCTTCTACGCGATCGGCGTCCAGAGCGTCTCGGTCGTGGCGATCACCGGCACGTTCATCGGCATGGTGCTGGCGGTCCAGGCGTACCACGAATTCCAGATGATGGGGCTGGCGACGCGGCTGGGCTCGGTGATCAACATCTCGCTCGTGAAGGAGCTGGGCCCGGTGCTGGCGGCGACGATGCTCGCCGGCCGGGTGGGCTCGTCGATGGCGGCCGAGCTGGGGACGATGCGGGTCACCGAGCAGATCGACGCCCTGTCGGCCCTGGGGACCGACCCCATCTATTACCTGGCGGTCCCCCGGTTCCTGGCCTGCCTGCTGCTGATCCCGCTCCTGACCCTGATGGCCGACTTCATGGGGGTCATCGGCGGCGCGGCGGTCTGCACCCAGGTGATGGGGGTCGACTCGTTCGCCTACTGGAAGCACTCGCGCGACTACGTCGAGGGGCTCGACATCCTCGCCGGCGTGCTCAAGAGCCTCTTCTTCGGGTCGGCGATCGCGCTGATCAGCTGCCATCGCGGGTTCAACTCGACCGCGGGGGCCGAGGGCGTGGGCAAGGCGGCGACCGAGGCGTTCGTCTTCTCGTTCATGGCGATCCTGTTCCTGGACTTCGTGCTCGGGCTGCTCTGGAACACCGCCTACCGCTCGATCTGGCCCCAGGCCTCGGGGCTCTTATGA
- a CDS encoding Sua5/YciO/YrdC/YwlC family protein, translated as MTDSPASPQWIDLSQCDDARDVVHRAVACLAQGGVVGLATETVYCLAASALNPEGVAQLRRLRGDAAPRPLTILVKGPAEAADWVPGIPAIGGRLARRCWPGPVALIFPRPSRDGLFDRLPAPVKAMISPEGDVALRCPEDPLIRHLLRFCPAPLVLSLVRNPDRSPATTADPLRAMAGVDMAIDSGPTRFGRVATAVRVQDDRWSIVREGAVDAATLSRRSGIVLAFICTGNTCRSPMAEAICKVLLARRLNCAVADLEERGYLVVSAGVAASHGAPAAPHAVEVLRAMGGSLDQHRSRAVSLDLIRQADRVFAMTLDHLDTLLDAAPEAETFATLLDPEGDDVPDPIGSDHQTYRRTAEALERMLDRRLDELGVPRPAVA; from the coding sequence ATGACGGACAGCCCCGCATCGCCCCAGTGGATCGACCTGTCGCAGTGCGACGACGCCCGCGACGTGGTGCATCGGGCCGTCGCCTGCCTGGCCCAGGGGGGCGTCGTCGGCCTGGCGACCGAGACGGTCTACTGCCTGGCCGCCAGCGCCCTGAATCCCGAGGGGGTCGCCCAGCTCCGTCGGCTCCGGGGCGACGCCGCGCCCCGGCCCCTGACCATCCTGGTGAAGGGCCCCGCGGAGGCGGCCGACTGGGTCCCGGGGATCCCCGCGATCGGCGGCCGATTGGCCCGCCGCTGCTGGCCCGGCCCGGTCGCCTTGATCTTCCCGCGCCCCTCCCGCGACGGCCTTTTCGACCGCCTCCCGGCACCGGTCAAGGCGATGATCTCGCCCGAAGGGGACGTGGCCCTCCGCTGCCCCGAGGATCCGCTGATCCGGCACCTCCTTCGGTTCTGCCCGGCCCCGCTGGTGCTCAGCCTGGTCCGCAACCCCGACCGCTCGCCGGCGACGACCGCCGACCCCCTGCGCGCCATGGCCGGCGTCGACATGGCCATCGACTCCGGGCCGACCCGCTTCGGCCGGGTCGCGACCGCCGTCCGCGTCCAGGACGACCGCTGGTCGATCGTCCGCGAGGGGGCCGTCGACGCCGCGACGCTCTCCCGACGCTCCGGGATCGTCCTGGCCTTCATCTGCACCGGCAACACCTGTCGCAGCCCGATGGCCGAGGCCATCTGCAAGGTCCTGCTCGCCCGCCGCCTGAACTGCGCCGTGGCCGACCTGGAGGAGCGGGGCTACCTCGTCGTCTCGGCGGGCGTCGCGGCCTCTCACGGCGCGCCGGCGGCCCCCCACGCCGTCGAGGTCCTTCGCGCCATGGGGGGCTCGCTCGACCAGCACCGCAGCCGCGCCGTCAGCCTCGACCTGATCCGCCAGGCCGACCGCGTCTTCGCGATGACCCTCGACCACCTGGACACCCTCCTCGACGCCGCCCCGGAGGCCGAAACCTTCGCGACGCTCCTCGACCCCGAGGGCGACGACGTCCCCGACCCGATCGGCTCCGACCATCAGACCTATCGCCGCACCGCCGAGGCCCTGGAGCGCATGCTCGACCGGCGGCTGGACGAACTCGGCGTTCCTCGGCCTGCCGTCGCCTGA
- a CDS encoding MlaD family protein — MNERVMQFRLGMFVIVAGLVLTMLVVWFGESPQILRERGFLKVHYAEAPGVLQGVAVRKSGIRVGEVVGIDFDDRPNQPDGVLVTIALESRFKLRKGSIPRLTRSLIGDVTVDLLPGEGEGLLETSTTPATAPIIEGEVAADPSKALAAATKVFESAGDTLKTIQEAAAGLSKLSSSAGKLDEFLATWNTTGKDLSSASTGIRTFVDENQTAVKEALANIQKASDRLNSTLDPATQDALKTGIAKFSSAAGRLDVALADAAPLMKDLGAPVDKTPATDLGQTVRRVNRIASDVELLSNTLRNGRGGLNTSGSIQRLLTQSELYDNFNAMAVSANQALVQLRVALASFRDFAEKVSRDPGAISRGALSGGR; from the coding sequence ATGAATGAACGCGTCATGCAGTTTCGGCTGGGCATGTTCGTCATCGTCGCCGGCCTGGTGCTAACGATGCTGGTGGTCTGGTTCGGCGAGTCCCCCCAGATCCTCCGCGAGCGCGGGTTCCTGAAGGTCCACTACGCCGAGGCCCCGGGCGTGCTCCAGGGCGTGGCCGTGCGCAAGAGCGGCATCCGCGTGGGCGAGGTCGTCGGCATCGACTTCGACGACCGTCCCAACCAGCCCGACGGCGTGCTCGTGACGATCGCCCTGGAAAGCCGGTTCAAGCTCCGTAAGGGCTCGATCCCCCGCCTCACCCGGTCGTTGATCGGCGACGTCACCGTCGACCTGCTCCCCGGCGAGGGCGAGGGCCTGCTTGAGACCTCGACCACCCCCGCCACCGCGCCGATCATCGAGGGCGAGGTCGCCGCCGACCCGTCCAAGGCCCTGGCCGCCGCGACCAAGGTCTTCGAGAGCGCCGGCGACACCCTCAAGACGATCCAGGAGGCCGCCGCCGGCCTGTCCAAGCTCTCGTCGAGCGCCGGCAAGCTCGACGAATTCCTCGCCACCTGGAACACCACCGGCAAGGACCTCTCGTCCGCCTCGACCGGCATCCGGACCTTCGTCGACGAGAACCAGACGGCCGTGAAGGAGGCGCTCGCCAACATCCAGAAGGCGTCCGACCGCCTCAACTCCACCCTCGACCCCGCCACCCAGGACGCGCTCAAGACCGGGATCGCCAAGTTCTCCTCGGCCGCCGGGCGGCTGGACGTGGCGCTCGCCGACGCCGCCCCGCTGATGAAGGACCTGGGCGCGCCGGTCGACAAGACGCCGGCGACCGACCTCGGCCAGACCGTGCGGCGGGTGAACCGGATCGCCTCGGACGTCGAGCTGCTCTCCAACACCCTCCGCAACGGCCGCGGCGGGCTCAACACGTCGGGCTCGATCCAGAGGCTGCTGACCCAGTCCGAGCTGTACGACAACTTCAACGCCATGGCCGTGTCCGCCAATCAGGCGCTCGTCCAGCTCCGGGTGGCCCTGGCGTCGTTCCGCGACTTCGCCGAGAAGGTCTCACGCGACCCCGGCGCGATCTCGCGCGGCGCCCTCAGCGGCGGCCGCTGA
- a CDS encoding YbeD family protein encodes MDSEPAHRPSLELLESTHLFPGSYIIKAIGRAEDDFEGRVVQAVSSHLAAPSDLDYSVRITPGGRHIAVTLELTVQNAEQVLAIYEQLRDVGGLAYLI; translated from the coding sequence ATGGACAGTGAACCGGCTCATCGCCCTTCGTTGGAACTCCTCGAATCGACGCACCTGTTCCCCGGCAGCTACATCATCAAGGCGATCGGCCGGGCCGAGGACGATTTCGAGGGGCGGGTGGTCCAGGCCGTGTCGTCCCACCTGGCCGCGCCCTCCGACCTGGATTACTCGGTGCGGATCACGCCGGGGGGCCGCCACATCGCCGTGACGCTCGAGCTGACCGTCCAGAACGCCGAGCAGGTCCTCGCCATCTACGAGCAGCTCCGGGACGTCGGCGGCCTGGCCTATCTGATCTGA
- a CDS encoding rhodanese-like domain-containing protein — translation MSTEALGPIVELTARTLRERLDAGEPITLLDVRETHERAFAAIAAPASAGDLFIPMRTVPARLDAIREALDRGPVVAYCHHGVRSMMVARWLADRGLAGVLNLEGGIDAWSINVDPDVRRYA, via the coding sequence ATGTCGACCGAAGCCCTCGGGCCGATCGTCGAGCTGACCGCCCGGACGCTCCGCGAGCGGCTCGACGCCGGCGAGCCCATCACCCTGCTGGACGTCCGGGAGACCCACGAGCGGGCCTTCGCCGCCATCGCCGCGCCGGCATCGGCCGGCGACCTGTTCATCCCGATGCGTACGGTCCCGGCCCGCCTCGACGCGATCCGCGAGGCGCTCGACCGCGGCCCGGTCGTCGCCTACTGCCACCACGGAGTCCGCTCGATGATGGTCGCGCGTTGGCTCGCCGACCGCGGCCTGGCCGGCGTCCTGAACCTCGAAGGGGGCATCGACGCCTGGTCGATCAACGTCGACCCCGACGTCCGCCGCTATGCGTGA